In Acinetobacter piscicola, a single window of DNA contains:
- a CDS encoding MFS transporter, protein MQKEQMTTLSRATFMFPLALVLFEFSVYIGNDLVQPAMLAITKEFGVSSTWAPSSMSFYLLGGACVAWLLGPLSDRLGRKKVLLAGVIFFVMTCVLILFTHHIESFLALRFLQGFGLSVIAAVGYAAIQETFEERDAIKVMALMANISLLAPLIGPVLGAFLIDHVSWHWGFIGIAFFACLSWFGLKAKMPESKVSIPKQPLRYIWDDYKKVLKNRTFIGMTLGLPMVAMPLMLWIALSPVMLVEELGLSSLQYGLAQFPVLGGLIVGNLVLIKIIDRLALGKTVLMGLPLMLLGTAIILLGVIWREYFLYCVILGMTLVSFGEGISFSVLYRFALMASDVSKGTVAAAVSVLMMFIFFFVIEFIRIMYAHFNLWAYALACFILIALWFTIPRKLLKEIMQQRQAKGEF, encoded by the coding sequence ATGCAAAAAGAGCAGATGACGACTTTGAGCCGTGCAACATTCATGTTCCCATTGGCGTTAGTTTTGTTCGAATTTTCAGTCTATATCGGTAATGATTTAGTACAACCTGCGATGTTAGCGATTACCAAAGAGTTTGGTGTCAGCAGCACTTGGGCACCTTCATCCATGTCTTTTTATTTGTTGGGAGGGGCCTGTGTCGCATGGTTATTGGGTCCCTTATCAGACCGTTTAGGACGTAAAAAAGTCCTGTTGGCAGGTGTAATTTTCTTTGTGATGACCTGCGTACTCATTTTATTCACACATCATATTGAAAGCTTTTTAGCCCTACGCTTTTTACAGGGTTTTGGTTTATCGGTCATTGCAGCAGTGGGTTATGCCGCAATTCAAGAAACCTTTGAAGAACGTGATGCGATTAAAGTCATGGCACTTATGGCAAATATCTCTTTGCTTGCACCTTTAATTGGACCTGTTTTAGGGGCTTTTCTGATTGACCATGTGTCTTGGCACTGGGGTTTTATTGGGATTGCCTTTTTTGCATGTTTGAGTTGGTTTGGTTTAAAAGCCAAAATGCCTGAGTCAAAAGTGAGTATTCCTAAGCAGCCTTTGCGTTATATTTGGGATGATTATAAAAAAGTCCTGAAAAATAGAACCTTTATTGGCATGACTTTAGGTTTGCCTATGGTAGCGATGCCATTGATGTTATGGATTGCGCTTTCACCTGTCATGTTGGTTGAGGAGTTAGGACTCAGTAGTCTGCAATATGGCTTGGCTCAGTTTCCTGTGTTGGGCGGTTTAATTGTGGGTAATCTTGTCCTGATTAAAATCATTGACCGTTTAGCCTTAGGTAAAACAGTTTTAATGGGCTTACCGCTGATGCTGTTAGGAACTGCAATCATCTTACTGGGAGTGATTTGGCGTGAATATTTTCTCTACTGTGTCATTTTAGGCATGACTTTGGTTAGCTTTGGTGAAGGGATTAGCTTTTCAGTACTCTACCGTTTTGCATTGATGGCATCAGATGTGTCTAAAGGAACGGTTGCTGCGGCAGTTTCAGTGTTGATGATGTTTATCTTTTTCTTTGTGATTGAGTTTATTCGTATCATGTATGCACATTTTAATTTATGGGCATATGCTTTGGCATGTTTTATCTTGATCGCGTTATGGTTTACCATTCCGCGTAAATTATTAAAAGAAATCATGCAACAACGTCAGGCAAAAGGTGAGTTTTAA
- a CDS encoding DNA polymerase beta superfamily protein, with product MNIQQEIQNLFQNRDEHPLFYIESGSRLWGMASPDSDYDVRGFHLPCKAQYYDYRKHRDLIEIMDGDFDFVSFDLNKMFGLLAKSNPTVLEWVRAHIVYFNQFPEWEKFRDGLLERIDYKALYYHYLSLAKGGMHVMQTADNFTYKKVFYSIRGLMSAELATQEIMPELLITHLFAQIDENDPLRHWAEDYLEIKKQQKEKAQVPAPEQAQILKLLDDKIEALNLRVIEPTNDVAQLQQYLTEYNFHLKQHFYG from the coding sequence ATGAATATCCAACAAGAAATCCAAAATCTATTTCAAAACCGAGATGAGCATCCGCTGTTTTATATTGAAAGTGGCAGCCGTTTATGGGGTATGGCAAGCCCTGACAGTGACTATGATGTACGTGGTTTTCACCTGCCTTGCAAAGCCCAATATTACGACTATCGAAAGCATCGTGATTTAATTGAAATTATGGATGGTGATTTTGACTTTGTTTCTTTTGACCTTAATAAAATGTTTGGTCTACTTGCTAAAAGCAATCCCACTGTTTTGGAATGGGTACGTGCACATATTGTTTACTTTAATCAATTTCCTGAATGGGAAAAATTTAGAGATGGATTGCTGGAGCGTATCGATTATAAGGCTCTGTATTATCATTATTTGTCGCTTGCCAAAGGCGGTATGCATGTGATGCAGACAGCAGATAACTTTACCTACAAAAAAGTGTTTTACTCGATTCGAGGTCTAATGTCAGCCGAACTTGCAACTCAGGAAATCATGCCTGAACTCCTGATCACCCACTTATTTGCCCAAATTGATGAAAATGATCCACTGCGCCATTGGGCAGAAGATTACTTGGAAATTAAAAAACAACAGAAAGAAAAAGCTCAGGTTCCTGCACCTGAACAGGCACAGATTTTAAAATTGTTAGATGATAAAATTGAAGCTTTAAATTTGCGTGTAATTGAGCCAACCAATGATGTGGCACAGCTTCAGCAATATTTAACCGAATATAACTTTCATTTAAAACAACATTTTTATGGGTGA
- a CDS encoding tetratricopeptide repeat protein gives MPFIPFQNVLASTTPNSIKHNSPSSVQHTPIFAEFHQRNDMEKFNLALWNEYLIDPTRPQQKIQQMLAKALGMDPAEINIGTSNQTVDATTQNMPEVDENDLKIYKKLLEAKKYDLGDGVKKDQSKANDLIYEATELGSSQALELLGIRFIHQIGHVGLQKNAIDYFSFFADEPSNADYPAAFWAYIAYSYAYGVGRPEDQEKALQYWKKANHLYSIQIDPTGFIAYMMGKMIEDKNMNNQPIEDAMQYYKMSAHKDNIAAQQAVLKLLNSNKKFEELTYEPELFMAEHKAAKKEKDAFYTLSQLYAQKEWKIYDPKKSIASLNQAIALGHDRALLDLARYYEHGYLVKADPAKAAELYKKSLQQGNPTAGILLVNLYENGNKAFKADAKQAKIWRAKATALYKELGYGDVLPKADEIRLFQRMY, from the coding sequence ATGCCTTTTATACCATTTCAAAATGTATTGGCAAGTACAACACCAAACAGCATAAAACATAATTCACCATCCTCTGTGCAACACACACCGATCTTTGCTGAATTCCATCAACGCAATGACATGGAAAAATTCAATCTTGCGCTTTGGAATGAATATCTCATAGACCCAACACGTCCACAGCAAAAAATACAACAAATGCTGGCAAAAGCACTCGGTATGGATCCTGCTGAAATCAATATCGGAACATCAAATCAAACAGTGGATGCAACTACTCAAAATATGCCCGAAGTCGATGAAAATGATTTGAAAATCTATAAAAAACTTCTCGAAGCTAAAAAGTACGATTTGGGCGATGGTGTAAAAAAAGACCAAAGCAAAGCCAATGATTTAATCTATGAAGCAACAGAGCTCGGTAGTTCTCAAGCACTCGAATTACTTGGTATTCGATTCATACATCAAATTGGTCATGTTGGACTACAAAAAAATGCCATTGATTATTTTAGTTTTTTTGCAGATGAACCTAGCAATGCCGATTACCCTGCTGCATTTTGGGCATATATTGCTTATAGCTATGCTTATGGCGTTGGGCGGCCTGAAGATCAAGAAAAAGCACTGCAATATTGGAAAAAAGCCAATCATTTATATTCTATACAAATTGACCCGACAGGCTTTATTGCCTATATGATGGGGAAAATGATTGAAGATAAAAATATGAATAATCAACCCATTGAAGATGCAATGCAATATTACAAAATGTCTGCTCATAAAGATAATATTGCAGCACAACAAGCCGTTTTAAAGCTATTAAATAGCAATAAAAAATTTGAAGAATTAACCTATGAACCTGAGTTATTTATGGCAGAACATAAAGCTGCAAAAAAAGAAAAAGATGCGTTCTATACACTCTCACAACTTTACGCACAAAAAGAGTGGAAAATTTATGACCCTAAAAAATCTATTGCCTCTCTAAATCAAGCCATTGCACTTGGACATGATCGGGCATTACTAGATTTAGCACGTTATTATGAACATGGCTATTTAGTAAAAGCAGACCCTGCCAAAGCCGCAGAACTTTATAAAAAATCGCTACAACAAGGTAACCCAACTGCGGGCATTTTGCTGGTGAACTTGTATGAAAATGGCAACAAAGCTTTTAAAGCTGATGCCAAACAAGCCAAAATTTGGCGAGCTAAAGCGACAGCATTGTACAAAGAACTGGGTTATGGTGATGTTTTACCAAAAGCAGATGAAATACGTTTATTCCAACGCATGTACTAA
- a CDS encoding FAD-binding oxidoreductase — protein MNAPVALTPELLTQLTAIVGENRIKTDADSLENWGRDHTKHFDPNPSVIVFPSSTEQVQAIVKLANQFNVAITPSGGRTGLSAGAVAANGEIVMSMDKMNQILEFFPADRMVRVQAGVVTEQLQNYAEEQGMYYPVDFASSGSSQIGGNIGTNAGGIKVIKYGMTRNWVLGLTVVTGKGDVLRLNKGMIKNATGYAMQHLFIGGEGTLGLVTEAEIKLERQPHDLQVLVLGVPDFDAIMPVLHAFQKKIDLTAFEFFGELAMQKVLDNGHVQRPFETQCPFYVLLEFEAPYEPIMDAAMEIFEHCMEQGWVLDGVMSQSLEQVHNLWRLREDISESIAPFIPYKNDISVLITHVPAFIKEIDAIVEENYPDFEICWFGHIGDGNLHLNILKPADLSKDEFFAKCQVVNKYVFETVKKYDGSISAEHGVGMTKKPYLDYTRTAEEIEYMKALKKVFDPNGIMNPGKLFDL, from the coding sequence ATGAACGCTCCAGTCGCTTTAACACCTGAGTTATTAACCCAACTAACTGCAATTGTCGGTGAAAACCGCATTAAAACAGATGCGGATAGTCTCGAAAATTGGGGACGTGATCACACCAAACATTTTGATCCAAATCCATCGGTCATCGTTTTTCCATCAAGCACAGAACAAGTTCAAGCCATTGTAAAACTTGCTAATCAATTTAATGTTGCAATTACGCCATCAGGTGGTCGTACAGGTTTATCTGCAGGCGCAGTGGCTGCCAATGGCGAAATCGTGATGAGCATGGACAAGATGAACCAAATTTTGGAATTCTTCCCTGCCGATCGTATGGTTCGTGTACAAGCAGGTGTCGTGACTGAACAATTACAAAATTATGCTGAAGAACAAGGCATGTATTATCCAGTCGATTTTGCATCTTCTGGTTCATCACAAATCGGTGGGAATATCGGAACCAATGCAGGCGGGATCAAAGTCATTAAATATGGCATGACGCGTAACTGGGTGTTAGGTTTGACTGTTGTGACAGGTAAAGGCGATGTGTTGCGTTTAAATAAAGGCATGATCAAAAATGCCACTGGCTATGCAATGCAGCACTTATTTATCGGGGGTGAAGGGACTTTAGGTTTAGTGACTGAAGCGGAAATTAAGCTTGAGCGCCAACCGCATGATTTACAGGTTTTAGTCCTTGGTGTGCCTGATTTTGATGCCATTATGCCTGTGTTACATGCATTCCAAAAGAAAATTGACCTTACTGCATTTGAATTCTTTGGTGAATTGGCAATGCAAAAAGTGTTAGATAATGGTCATGTACAACGTCCATTTGAAACACAATGTCCATTCTATGTTTTGCTTGAGTTTGAAGCGCCATATGAGCCTATCATGGATGCGGCGATGGAAATCTTCGAGCATTGTATGGAACAAGGCTGGGTGCTTGATGGTGTGATGAGCCAAAGCCTTGAGCAAGTTCATAATTTATGGCGTTTACGTGAAGATATTTCAGAATCTATCGCGCCATTTATTCCATACAAAAATGATATTTCTGTACTCATTACACATGTTCCTGCATTCATTAAAGAAATTGATGCAATTGTGGAAGAAAACTATCCTGACTTTGAAATTTGCTGGTTCGGTCATATTGGTGACGGTAACTTACACTTAAATATCTTAAAACCTGCGGATTTAAGTAAAGATGAATTCTTTGCAAAATGTCAGGTTGTAAACAAATATGTGTTTGAAACTGTGAAAAAATATGATGGTTCAATTTCAGCTGAACATGGCGTAGGCATGACCAAAAAGCCATATTTAGACTACACACGTACAGCTGAAGAAATTGAATATATGAAGGCCTTGAAAAAAGTATTCGATCCAAACGGGATTATGAATCCGGGTAAATTATTTGATCTTTAA
- the serA gene encoding phosphoglycerate dehydrogenase — MSQHLSLPKDKIRFLLLEGVHQNAIDTLNAAGYTNIDYRKTALEGEALKEAIKDAHFIGIRSRTQLTEEVFEAAQKLIAVGCFCIGTNQVNLNAAMVRGIPVFNAPYSNTRSVAELVLAEAILLLRRVPEKSTDTHAGGWNKSAVGSFETRGKTLGIVGYGSIGSQLSVLAESMGMHVIYYDAVTKLPLGNARQVGSMGELLANADVVSIHVPDVPSTRNFMGKEQFAQMKEGSIFINAARGTCVVIEDLADALKSGHIAGAAVDVFPKEPKANGEEFVSPLRNIPNVILTPHVGGSTMEAQANIGLEVAEKFVAYSDKGMTLSAVNFPEIALPLTEGKHRLLHIHKNVPGVLSKINNLFAEHGINISGQSLMTKGDVGYLVMDVDATASKEALDTLHEVEGTIRVRVLF; from the coding sequence ATGAGCCAACATCTTTCACTGCCTAAAGATAAAATTCGTTTCTTGTTGTTAGAAGGCGTTCATCAAAATGCAATCGACACATTAAATGCTGCTGGATATACCAACATCGACTATCGTAAAACTGCGCTTGAGGGTGAAGCGTTGAAAGAAGCGATTAAGGATGCACACTTTATTGGTATTCGTTCCCGTACTCAATTGACTGAAGAAGTCTTTGAAGCAGCACAAAAACTCATTGCTGTCGGTTGTTTCTGTATTGGTACAAACCAAGTGAACTTAAATGCTGCCATGGTTCGTGGTATTCCAGTATTTAATGCTCCTTATTCAAATACACGTTCTGTTGCAGAGCTTGTACTTGCTGAAGCAATTCTCCTTCTTCGCCGTGTGCCTGAAAAATCTACAGACACACATGCAGGTGGTTGGAACAAATCTGCTGTCGGTTCATTTGAAACACGTGGTAAAACTTTAGGCATCGTGGGTTACGGCTCTATCGGTTCTCAACTTTCTGTCCTTGCAGAAAGTATGGGCATGCATGTCATTTATTATGATGCTGTGACTAAATTGCCTTTAGGTAATGCACGTCAAGTCGGTTCTATGGGTGAACTTCTTGCCAATGCTGACGTAGTATCGATCCATGTACCTGACGTTCCTTCTACACGTAACTTCATGGGCAAAGAACAATTTGCACAAATGAAAGAAGGTTCTATCTTCATCAATGCTGCACGTGGCACATGTGTGGTGATTGAAGATCTTGCTGATGCATTAAAATCAGGTCATATCGCAGGTGCTGCGGTTGACGTATTCCCGAAAGAACCAAAAGCAAACGGTGAAGAATTCGTTTCTCCACTTCGCAACATTCCTAACGTGATTTTAACACCGCACGTAGGTGGTTCAACCATGGAAGCGCAAGCGAACATCGGCTTAGAAGTTGCTGAGAAATTCGTTGCTTACTCTGATAAAGGTATGACTTTATCTGCAGTAAACTTCCCTGAAATTGCGTTGCCATTGACTGAAGGTAAACACCGTTTACTACACATTCATAAAAACGTACCAGGCGTTTTATCTAAAATCAACAACTTATTTGCTGAACATGGCATCAACATCTCTGGTCAATCTTTAATGACCAAAGGTGATGTCGGCTATTTAGTGATGGATGTAGATGCAACTGCATCAAAAGAAGCACTTGATACGCTACATGAAGTTGAAGGCACAATTCGTGTACGTGTATTGTTCTAA
- a CDS encoding EamA family transporter translates to MPNLKNAPHLHALILLFIAMISMQSSGSLAKILFDQFPILTVSAMRLLLGSAILAVIFKIWQVNFKQINWPAVIRYGIALAGMNALFYLSIDRLPLGIAVSFEFIGPLSVALFYARQKFDFIWVGLAILGLILLFPFDQSQHRLDPLGIAFALGAGACWAMYIIFGQKPSGISGNHTVCLGMFIGMCFLMPIAIFAGMPLATFHADNLLLLMILAILASALPFSLEMVALRTLSPFVFGTLTSLEPAIAALSGFIFLHEQLLWTQWLALMVIIVASIGCTYTTQQAKQAIEDKLKK, encoded by the coding sequence ATGCCAAATTTAAAAAATGCGCCTCATCTACATGCACTGATTTTATTGTTCATTGCCATGATCAGTATGCAAAGTAGTGGTTCACTTGCCAAAATATTATTTGATCAGTTCCCCATTCTCACGGTTTCCGCTATGCGTTTGTTATTGGGTTCAGCAATTTTGGCGGTGATTTTTAAAATTTGGCAGGTCAATTTTAAACAAATCAATTGGCCCGCAGTCATTCGCTATGGCATTGCCTTAGCTGGCATGAATGCGTTGTTTTATCTATCTATTGATCGTTTACCATTGGGTATTGCTGTTTCTTTTGAGTTTATTGGTCCACTTAGCGTGGCACTGTTTTATGCACGACAAAAATTTGATTTCATTTGGGTTGGACTTGCAATTTTAGGTTTAATTTTGCTTTTCCCCTTTGATCAAAGTCAACACCGCTTAGACCCCTTAGGCATTGCTTTCGCTTTAGGTGCAGGTGCATGTTGGGCAATGTATATCATTTTTGGACAAAAACCTTCGGGTATTTCGGGCAATCATACCGTATGTTTAGGTATGTTTATTGGCATGTGTTTTTTGATGCCCATTGCGATTTTTGCTGGCATGCCACTCGCCACGTTCCATGCTGACAACTTACTGTTATTGATGATTTTGGCAATTCTTGCGAGTGCATTACCCTTTAGTTTGGAGATGGTTGCCCTTCGCACATTATCCCCTTTTGTTTTTGGTACGCTGACCAGTTTAGAGCCAGCCATTGCCGCACTTTCGGGCTTTATATTTTTACATGAACAATTATTATGGACACAATGGTTGGCTTTAATGGTCATTATTGTGGCATCGATTGGCTGTACCTACACCACACAACAAGCAAAGCAAGCCATTGAAGACAAATTAAAAAAGTAA
- a CDS encoding metallophosphoesterase, with product MQFNNPIEYYHHRHGRLFVVGDLHGCYDQLMQKLTRIQFDFQQDVLVCVGDLVDRGADSLKCLKLIEAPWFKSIIGNHEEMCLHSAIDPIMARLHAQHGGEWFYALSEADRNQVVELCQKMPILLEVEYQGKKYGFVHGDIKHHDWDAFKAMIHDEKQREIALWGRSRIRNASKKNFQSIQGIDTVFLGHTVVDFVTRRHNCYFIDTGAVFGMHLTVLQIHADLPIEKQVTVV from the coding sequence ATGCAGTTTAACAACCCAATTGAATACTATCATCACCGACACGGTCGCTTATTTGTGGTGGGAGATCTGCATGGTTGTTATGATCAATTAATGCAAAAGCTCACCCGAATTCAATTTGATTTTCAACAGGATGTCTTGGTTTGTGTGGGTGATTTGGTAGATCGAGGTGCTGACAGTTTAAAATGTCTGAAGTTGATTGAGGCACCTTGGTTTAAAAGTATTATAGGTAATCATGAAGAGATGTGTTTGCATTCTGCGATTGATCCGATAATGGCACGCTTACATGCACAACATGGCGGTGAATGGTTTTATGCTTTATCAGAAGCTGATCGAAATCAGGTGGTTGAGTTGTGCCAAAAAATGCCGATTCTCTTAGAGGTTGAGTATCAAGGGAAAAAGTATGGCTTTGTGCATGGTGATATTAAGCATCATGATTGGGATGCATTTAAAGCCATGATTCATGATGAAAAGCAGCGTGAAATTGCATTGTGGGGGCGTTCTCGCATTAGAAATGCTAGCAAGAAAAACTTTCAAAGCATTCAAGGCATTGATACCGTTTTTCTTGGGCATACGGTGGTCGATTTCGTGACTAGGCGACATAACTGTTATTTTATTGATACGGGCGCTGTATTTGGTATGCATCTAACGGTATTGCAAATCCATGCTGATTTACCTATCGAAAAACAAGTGACAGTTGTCTAA
- a CDS encoding tetratricopeptide repeat protein encodes MSDIKIENKKSLQSKDVVHYGDDHAVNYQHILYLEKQGAAKTDQDAQQRVDILVNASNDNFAAASMLLGQWHFLGHYVEQNIESAVLFFKHAAKLGDALAMVELAHIGRQALSANVSAEEGLNYLQQALDLKHPEAIYMSALNILQNDAEAALNLLLNNYQQHQHEMSLKTCIENLAFDPNVVIEQLENLAQNDHFASALVAFQYFKQGNDKKAFKYAQKAQEHNDAYGCYVRALIEEKDPKGDPDVAYEFLGKAAQLGHIEACYWYGIETLRKAERAQDEAETLQLNQRACQFLQVAALHGDVAAKFYYGQCLRMGIGIEKNPDEGIQWLDQAAQQGNTDAQFELAMLLNPEDPRHVALLSAAAKNAHVQAMLCMAIYEQQKQQFGQAIQWLDLAQQAKSARASYLLARMYRAGQGVDVDLKHVVTLLQQAAEGGDVDAYFELYQAYSQGLGIRKNKKNAEKYLALAQQNQHIEACAIAL; translated from the coding sequence ATGTCAGACATTAAAATAGAAAATAAAAAATCTTTACAATCGAAAGATGTGGTGCACTATGGGGATGATCATGCTGTAAATTATCAGCATATCTTATATTTAGAAAAACAAGGTGCGGCAAAAACAGATCAAGATGCGCAGCAACGCGTGGATATTTTAGTGAATGCTTCCAATGACAATTTTGCCGCAGCGAGTATGCTGTTAGGGCAATGGCATTTCTTGGGGCATTATGTCGAACAAAATATTGAATCGGCTGTGTTATTTTTTAAACATGCTGCGAAACTTGGCGATGCTTTGGCGATGGTTGAGTTAGCGCATATTGGACGACAAGCTTTAAGTGCAAATGTCAGTGCTGAAGAAGGTTTAAATTATTTACAACAAGCTCTGGATTTAAAGCATCCTGAAGCAATCTATATGTCTGCATTAAATATTTTGCAAAATGATGCTGAGGCTGCTTTAAATTTATTATTGAATAATTACCAACAGCATCAACATGAAATGAGTTTAAAAACTTGTATTGAAAATCTTGCATTTGATCCAAATGTAGTCATTGAGCAATTGGAAAATTTGGCGCAAAACGATCACTTTGCGAGTGCTTTGGTTGCTTTTCAGTATTTTAAACAAGGTAATGACAAAAAAGCGTTTAAATACGCACAAAAAGCACAAGAGCACAATGATGCATATGGTTGCTATGTACGTGCATTAATTGAAGAAAAAGACCCCAAAGGTGACCCAGATGTAGCTTATGAATTTTTAGGCAAAGCTGCACAGTTAGGGCATATTGAAGCATGCTATTGGTACGGAATCGAGACTTTACGTAAAGCTGAAAGAGCACAGGATGAAGCAGAGACATTGCAGCTCAATCAACGCGCGTGTCAATTTCTTCAAGTTGCAGCATTACATGGAGATGTTGCCGCAAAATTTTATTATGGACAGTGTTTACGTATGGGAATCGGTATAGAGAAAAATCCTGACGAGGGTATACAGTGGTTGGATCAGGCAGCGCAACAAGGCAATACAGATGCACAATTTGAATTGGCGATGTTATTAAATCCTGAAGATCCTCGTCATGTGGCTTTATTAAGTGCAGCTGCAAAAAATGCTCATGTCCAAGCAATGTTATGCATGGCTATTTATGAACAGCAAAAGCAACAATTTGGGCAAGCAATTCAGTGGTTAGATCTTGCACAGCAAGCAAAATCAGCCCGTGCTTCTTATTTATTGGCACGTATGTATCGTGCTGGGCAAGGGGTGGATGTTGATCTAAAACATGTGGTGACGTTGTTGCAACAAGCTGCTGAAGGGGGAGATGTTGATGCATATTTTGAGTTGTATCAGGCATATTCACAAGGTTTAGGCATTCGAAAAAATAAGAAAAATGCTGAAAAATATTTGGCTTTGGCACAGCAAAATCAACATATTGAAGCCTGTGCAATCGCATTGTAA
- a CDS encoding EamA family transporter produces MQNSQFLAVFYMIMSMVAYQISASFAKQLFQVLDPLTVVTLRLCFASILIFMMFRSWKIIKRLPHLKWKDLLFYSASVCLMNVLFYASLGKLPQGIAVGLEFLGPLTLALLSIQRKIDYIWVVLAMIGIALMVPWQDTQQDHFSYVGAAFALGAGICWAFYIYFGQKVVRQNIGMHALTIAITLSALVMLPISAVHNPTALMQTQYWGQALIIALLATAIPYALDLMALKTLSKLSYGTLSSLSPALAAIAGMVLLKEHISLGQSIALLCIMIASIGVTFKPKSTVIEN; encoded by the coding sequence ATGCAAAACTCTCAATTTCTTGCTGTATTTTACATGATCATGTCGATGGTGGCATATCAGATCAGTGCCTCATTTGCCAAACAACTCTTTCAAGTTTTAGACCCGTTAACTGTCGTTACATTACGCTTGTGTTTTGCCTCTATTTTAATTTTTATGATGTTCCGTTCGTGGAAAATCATCAAACGTTTGCCCCATTTAAAATGGAAAGACTTATTATTTTATAGCGCTTCAGTGTGCTTAATGAATGTCTTGTTTTATGCATCTTTGGGTAAATTACCACAAGGCATTGCTGTAGGTTTAGAATTTTTAGGACCCTTAACACTGGCACTCCTGTCGATCCAACGCAAAATCGATTATATCTGGGTCGTTCTTGCCATGATCGGTATTGCTTTAATGGTGCCTTGGCAAGATACCCAGCAAGATCATTTTTCCTACGTGGGTGCAGCTTTTGCGCTCGGTGCGGGTATATGTTGGGCATTTTATATTTATTTTGGGCAAAAAGTGGTACGGCAAAATATTGGTATGCATGCGCTGACGATTGCCATCACCTTGTCTGCGCTAGTGATGCTCCCCATCAGTGCGGTACATAACCCAACTGCATTAATGCAAACTCAGTATTGGGGACAAGCACTCATCATAGCACTATTAGCGACAGCAATTCCTTATGCTTTAGATTTAATGGCACTCAAAACCTTAAGCAAACTAAGCTACGGAACACTATCCAGCCTCTCTCCTGCTTTAGCTGCCATAGCAGGCATGGTACTGCTCAAAGAACACATTAGCCTTGGGCAAAGTATCGCTTTACTATGCATTATGATTGCTTCGATTGGGGTAACATTCAAACCCAAATCAACTGTGATTGAAAATTAA
- a CDS encoding hemerythrin domain-containing protein codes for MNIFEALRESHDIQRELSEKLLKTSGDTPERRTLFEQLKNELFAHAVGEDRYFYIPLMMTDSGLNITRHALSEHHKMDELLEQLSETEFSNPGWLAIAKKLSETVHHHLQEEEHGFFQQAGKILEDKQKESLAKQYLAEYKKYKAKEKDSLV; via the coding sequence ATGAATATATTTGAAGCTTTAAGAGAAAGTCACGACATTCAAAGAGAATTATCTGAAAAATTATTAAAAACTTCAGGGGATACACCTGAACGCAGAACTTTATTTGAGCAATTAAAAAATGAATTGTTTGCACACGCTGTAGGCGAAGACCGCTATTTTTATATTCCTCTGATGATGACAGATTCGGGTTTGAATATTACTCGTCATGCTTTGTCTGAACATCACAAAATGGATGAGCTTTTGGAACAACTCAGTGAAACTGAATTTAGTAATCCTGGTTGGTTAGCTATTGCTAAAAAACTGTCTGAAACTGTGCATCATCACTTACAAGAAGAAGAGCATGGTTTCTTTCAGCAAGCAGGTAAAATTTTAGAGGATAAGCAAAAAGAAAGCTTAGCTAAGCAATATTTAGCTGAGTATAAAAAATATAAAGCGAAAGAAAAGGACAGTTTGGTTTAG